A window of the Mesoplasma florum L1 genome harbors these coding sequences:
- the parE gene encoding DNA topoisomerase IV subunit B: MAKEVKYDESAIQVLEGLEAVRKRPGMYIGSTDVRGLHHLVWEIVDNSIDEALAGYCTEINVTLEKNGSVTVADNGRGVPIGMHSTGRPTPEVIFSVLHAGGKFGGSGYKTSGGLHGVGSSVVNALSKKFNVTIYRDKKVNEIEFTNGGKLNIPLTEVGTTNKTGTVVNFLPDDSIFNTTKFNFTTISERLKESALLNSGLKITISDKVNDKFVEYQFENGLVEFVKELSSEFTHITDPVVITGESKRIASEICIQYTEDFNETILGFANNVKTGDGGTHITGFKTGLVRAINDYAKNNKILKDKDPRLDSNDLREGLVAIVTVKIPEDLIEYEGQTKGKLGTPDAKTAVEQVTYDFMNFWLIENKVPATKIIEKAMLARRAREEARKARQAIRDSKGKKTTRAMLGKLTPAQGRKKEINELYLVEGDSAGGSAKSGRDRTFQAILPLRGKVINSEKAKLTELMKNEEIQTIITAIGAGIGQDFDVSDINYGKVIIMTDADTDGAHIQTLLLTFFYRYMKDLIINKHVFIALPPLYKLTFSDRKFIYLWDEQELADFAKTATKKYEIQRYKGLGEMNADQLWETTMNPAQRKLIVVTIEDALMAEKSFRTLMGEDAEKRKVWIQENVKFTLEDNDDAIILNEKQENN, from the coding sequence ATGGCAAAAGAAGTAAAATATGATGAATCGGCCATTCAGGTCCTTGAAGGTTTAGAAGCTGTTAGAAAACGTCCAGGGATGTATATTGGTTCAACTGATGTTAGAGGACTACACCACTTAGTATGAGAAATTGTAGATAACTCAATCGATGAAGCTTTAGCAGGATATTGTACAGAAATTAACGTAACTTTAGAAAAAAATGGAAGTGTTACTGTCGCTGATAATGGTCGTGGAGTTCCAATTGGGATGCACTCAACAGGAAGACCAACACCTGAAGTTATTTTTAGTGTACTTCATGCTGGAGGAAAATTTGGTGGAAGTGGTTATAAAACATCTGGAGGACTTCACGGAGTTGGGTCATCTGTTGTTAATGCTTTATCTAAAAAATTTAATGTTACAATTTATCGTGATAAAAAAGTTAATGAAATTGAATTTACTAATGGAGGAAAATTAAATATTCCTTTAACAGAAGTTGGAACAACTAACAAAACTGGTACTGTTGTTAACTTCTTACCAGATGATTCAATTTTTAATACTACAAAATTTAACTTCACAACAATTAGTGAAAGATTAAAAGAATCAGCTTTACTAAACTCAGGTTTAAAAATTACAATATCAGACAAAGTTAATGATAAGTTTGTTGAATATCAATTTGAAAATGGTTTAGTAGAGTTTGTTAAGGAATTATCAAGTGAATTTACTCATATTACTGATCCTGTTGTTATTACTGGAGAATCAAAAAGAATTGCTTCAGAAATTTGTATTCAATATACTGAAGATTTTAATGAAACTATTTTAGGTTTTGCTAATAATGTTAAAACTGGAGATGGTGGAACACACATTACTGGATTTAAAACTGGATTAGTTAGAGCAATTAATGATTATGCTAAAAATAATAAAATCTTAAAGGATAAAGATCCAAGATTAGATTCAAATGATTTAAGAGAAGGATTAGTAGCTATAGTTACTGTTAAAATTCCTGAAGACTTAATTGAGTATGAAGGGCAAACTAAAGGTAAGTTAGGAACACCAGATGCTAAAACAGCTGTTGAACAAGTTACTTATGACTTTATGAACTTCTGATTAATTGAAAATAAAGTACCAGCTACAAAAATTATTGAAAAAGCAATGTTGGCAAGAAGAGCTAGAGAAGAAGCTCGTAAAGCAAGACAAGCAATTCGTGATTCAAAAGGTAAAAAAACTACAAGAGCAATGCTAGGTAAATTAACTCCAGCTCAAGGAAGAAAAAAAGAAATTAATGAATTATATCTTGTTGAAGGGGATTCAGCTGGAGGAAGTGCAAAATCAGGAAGAGATCGTACATTCCAAGCTATTCTACCTTTAAGAGGAAAAGTTATTAACTCTGAAAAAGCTAAATTAACAGAATTAATGAAAAATGAAGAAATTCAAACAATTATTACTGCAATTGGTGCTGGAATTGGCCAAGACTTTGATGTTAGTGACATTAACTATGGAAAAGTAATTATTATGACCGATGCTGATACTGATGGGGCACATATTCAAACCTTATTATTAACATTCTTTTACAGGTATATGAAAGATTTGATTATTAATAAGCATGTTTTTATTGCATTACCACCACTATATAAATTAACTTTTTCAGATCGTAAATTTATTTATTTATGAGATGAACAAGAATTAGCTGATTTTGCTAAAACAGCTACTAAAAAATATGAAATCCAACGTTATAAAGGACTTGGGGAAATGAATGCTGATCAATTATGAGAAACAACAATGAATCCAGCACAACGTAAATTAATTGTGGTAACTATTGAAGATGCATTAATGGCAGAAAAATCATTCAGAACTTTAATGGGTGAAGATGCTGAAAAACGTAAAGTATGAATTCAAGAAAATGTTAAATTCACTTTAGAAGATAATGATGATGCAATCATCTTAAATGAGAAACAAGAAAATAACTAG